TCCAAGAGCCATAGTACATTTTCAGGTATGTTTTTTCCTACTACATCTTTCCTAACAGCCCCAGCCTTTTTCGTAGTGATTCGCACCACGCCATGCATTGCCATGGAGCCGTAAATTTTGGTAGCTGACTCATTTTTCAGAACATCAATACTTTCAATATCTTCCGGACTCCACCTTCCATCTAAGTCACCTTCTACCCGAATTCCATCTACTATAATGAGTGGTTTATTCCCATCCACTTTTATCGAAGGATTGTAGCGATAAAGGCTCCCTCCTGCCGTAGCAGGGTTAGTAGTGTTCATCTTGACGGAAGGCTCTTTTTTCTCCAACACAAATGAAACCGGCATGCTACACTTTGCATCTACGGGCTGCCCATCTTTTAAGGCAGGAGTCCAATGGGGCATTGTTGAAATTAATCTTATGGCCTCGGCATCGGCTCCAAAACCAAAACCTTTGTCTATCACAAGATCTTTAATGGCTCCTTCTTTAGTGACCGTAAAACTTACCAGTACAATTCCTTCCACATGCGCTCTTCGGGCAGGCTCAGGGTATTTTAAATTAGAAGCAATGTATTGTTGTAAAGCACGCATCCCGCCCGGAAATTCGGGACTTTTGTCGCCGTTGGAGGATGTAGAAGTTTGTTTCTCCAGCACAAAAGCAATCGGCAGATTGTATTGTACCGCTACGGGTTTCCCATTTTGTTTGCCGGGATTCCATTTGGGCATATTCAACGTAACCCGCAGGGCTTCCTCGTCGCAGCCAAAACCGATACCTTTCAGGATTTTGGGGTCGCGGATGTCTCCATCTTCGCCTACCACAAACTGCACAAACACTTTTCCCTGCACATTGGCGCGTTGAGCTGCGGCAGGATACTTGATATTGCGTCCTAAATACCTGCCCATTTCACTTAATCCGCCCGGAAACTCCGGATTTTGCTCCACTACCGTAAAAACCTCACCCTTTTTGGTCAGTTTTGACTCTCCCTGTCCCGATACTGCCTCATCCTGAGCAGGTACAATGCCGTACCCTACTATTACTACCTCATTTAATTCTTTTGGTTCGAGTTGCATGATTACGTTTTGCTCGTTTTGAGTCACGTCCAGCACCTGCGTTTTAAAGCCTACAAACGAAAACACTAATTGCTTTCCACGGGCTACATTAATTAGGTAGTTCCCTTCCATGTCGGTAGTTGTGCCACGGTTTGAATTGGCAACAATGACCGCCACCCCCGGCAAACCTTTCCCGTCGTTAGTCGTTACACGTCCTTTTACGGTGAGTTCTTCGACCGGTCCCTGCTCAGTAGAAGGCCCCTCCGATTCTGCCCGGCGGGCGGCTACGAGCACAACTAAACCGATAATTACAGGCACGGCAAGCAAATAACGGCCCAATACCCAGCGTGAACTTCTATTTTTTGTTAACATGGCGATTCTGTTTTTAAGTTGAGCGGTGTCAAAAAAATTGTTGGTCAATACATTGGGCGAAACCCCAAAGGCGTATCCCACCAACGTATGGGCATATTGCATTCGGTCACCGTTAGTGGCCAGCTCATCGGCGATGAATTCGTGAACTTCTTTGAGCGAGCGTTTGAAAAAGATCAATATGGGATTGAACCACCAGAACACATGAACCGATTCCAGCCACAACAGATCCCAACTGTGCCGCTGCCGAATGTGGACCAACTCGTGGCGCAGCACCACATCGCCGTATGTTTCGGTATCCTTTTGACTTACAACCAGGTAATTCAGAAACGAAAACGATGGAAT
Above is a window of Runella slithyformis DSM 19594 DNA encoding:
- a CDS encoding M56 family metallopeptidase yields the protein MESFMYLFKASAGMVALYALYWLLLRRHTYFTFNRFYLLAALFVALAAPLVVLTEKAPEPLPMTEITLEPSMIVFTPAPEPFMTMEQILWLVYGAGIFFMLGRLVFRLRQIVKIIRAGERQRAGNFILVRAADASIPSFSFLNYLVVSQKDTETYGDVVLRHELVHIRQRHSWDLLWLESVHVFWWFNPILIFFKRSLKEVHEFIADELATNGDRMQYAHTLVGYAFGVSPNVLTNNFFDTAQLKNRIAMLTKNRSSRWVLGRYLLAVPVIIGLVVLVAARRAESEGPSTEQGPVEELTVKGRVTTNDGKGLPGVAVIVANSNRGTTTDMEGNYLINVARGKQLVFSFVGFKTQVLDVTQNEQNVIMQLEPKELNEVVIVGYGIVPAQDEAVSGQGESKLTKKGEVFTVVEQNPEFPGGLSEMGRYLGRNIKYPAAAQRANVQGKVFVQFVVGEDGDIRDPKILKGIGFGCDEEALRVTLNMPKWNPGKQNGKPVAVQYNLPIAFVLEKQTSTSSNGDKSPEFPGGMRALQQYIASNLKYPEPARRAHVEGIVLVSFTVTKEGAIKDLVIDKGFGFGADAEAIRLISTMPHWTPALKDGQPVDAKCSMPVSFVLEKKEPSVKMNTTNPATAGGSLYRYNPSIKVDGNKPLIIVDGIRVEGDLDGRWSPEDIESIDVLKNESATKIYGSMAMHGVVRITTKKAGAVRKDVVGKNIPENVLWLLDGKEMEKEQIQKLNPDSIQSMNVLKGEAATKKHGDKGKNGVIEITTKKN